Proteins from one Cryptomeria japonica chromosome 4, Sugi_1.0, whole genome shotgun sequence genomic window:
- the LOC131062570 gene encoding probable disease resistance protein At1g61300: MDSISGRVKEIISNRLQAIVNEIKHLTCVSNDAERLRHEIDRVKGIVDRINSGLSWKGLQPLAVVRHWMITQEEIVKSAEKVFLQYEENKHRCLCCCCPHCFLLKRSSRKIHNALAEIDELLKMKDSDFPKNGDLGEPPEKLLQPMEKELVGALVQEKLSELETLMLEDDSVRVVGVYGMPGVGKTSLLKQIINNEKVLNFFELVIWVTVSGECDVSALQRRIFERIELPWRSNFSSDEAAGVLHSIFKDRPLLLILDDVRTSVDVSNLGISLSEDTIKVVVTSRDKEVCRSMRADKMIAMKHMSEEEGWELFCRGAFVACVDQSMDSEKESLARSIAKECKGHPLTIKTLARTMPPLHSSAPSEWEYILKELKAIDPQFYRIDEEILRELFAPLKHSYDSLETDKLRLCFLCMAAYGDDQEIDADQLIQLWLAEGLVKSRFEGRYGVLKILVDRCLVDVEVKEENGIHSWKVKIHDLLRDMVVHVAEIDQNSLFLGGQSLTWFPSSAHKNVHWVRISLMHNRIRCLPDKFYCRNLVTLLLNSNTIEEVPEGFLQHQGMLKVLDLSNTPIKFLPMSINHLYDLLYLQLSSTQIRVLHDQTFELSRVQFLDLSFSPLICIQSMIQEMKSLQILKLAHCYDLEFLSPAISQVSGLEELDMWKTLFAFSCELETGEEIKKASLQDVCKLHRLKRLRLTLKSPLEERTVGNLLELQELWLLWMPQVRQTYLPTDMRVMPNLERLHLYDCHIEGTSELFSELQNLNYLKLKSSQLLLTLSGLGLGRLSNLKEIDIEECLLLTELGEEFGRKGCFPALRKLKLWMLPSLESLPSSVEEGALPMLQILSIFHCMKVKVLPRGLDNLKSLEKIRGDKEWRNEISWEDEEMRNPNLHSKYVEILEIHENYHV, encoded by the coding sequence ATGGATTCCATTAGTGGAAGAGTGAAGGAGATTATAAGCAATCGCTTGCAGGCAATTGTGAATGAGATTAAACACCTAACTTGTGTTTCCAACGATGCCGAGCGCCTCCGGCATGAGATAGATCGTGTGAAGGGAATAGTCGATCGTATTAACAGTGGGTTAAGTTGGAAAGGTCTACAGCCTTTGGCAGTGGTGAGGCATTGGATGATCACACAAGAGGAAATCGTTAAATCTGCTGAAAAGGTGTTTCTCCAGTACGAAGAAAACAAGCACCGTTGCTTGTGTTGCTGCTGCCCTCACTGTTTTCTTCTCAAAAGGTCCTCTCGAAAGATCCATAATGCCCTAGCGGAGATAGATGAGCTTCTGAAGATGAAAGATTCAGATTTTCCTAAGAATGGAGACCTTGGAGAGCCTCCGGAGAAGCTGCTGCAGCCGATGGAGAAGGAGCTGGTTGGCGCATTGGTTCAGGAGAAGCTGTCGGAGCTGGAGACGTTGATGCTAGAAGATGACTCTGTCCGTGTCGTTGGCGTCTATGGAATGCCCGGCGTGGGAAAGACGTCCCTGCTCAAACAAATCATCAACAATGAAAAGGTACTCAATTTTTTTGAGCTTGTGATTTGGGTTACTGTTTCCGGAGAATGCGATGTCTCTGCTCTCCAGAGGCGTATTTTTGAGAGAATTGAGTTGCCTTGGCGATCCAATTTTAGCAGTGACGAAGCCGCAGGGGTGTTGCATTCGATTTTCAAGGACAGGCCACTATTGCTCATTTTGGACGATGTACGGACAAGCGTGGATGTTTCTAATTTGGGAATTTCTCTTTCTGAGGATACTATAAAAGTTGTAGTGACTTCCAGGGATAAAGAGGTGTGCAGGAGCATGAGAGCAGACAAGATGATCGCAATGAAGCATATGTCCGAGGAAGAAGGTTGGGAGCTTTTCTGCAGAGGAGCCTTCGTAGCTTGTGTGGATCAGAGTATGGATAGCGAGAAAGAGAGCTTGGCCAGAAGCATTGCAAAAGAGTGTAAAGGGCATCCCCTGACTATTAAAACGCTTGCTCGGACAATGCCGCCGCTTCACAGCAGTGCCCCGTCGGAATGGGAATACATTCTGAAGGAGCTAAAGGCGATTGATCCCCAGTTTTATCGCATTGATGAAGAAATTCTGAGGGAACTATTCGCGCCGCTGAAGCACAGCTACGATTCTCTGGAAACAGATAAGCTCAGGCTTTGTTTCCTGTGCATGGCAGCTTATGGAGATGACCAGGAAATCGATGCGGATCAATTGATACAATTGTGGTTGGCAGAGGGCCTAGTGAAAAGCAGATTTGAAGGGCGCTACGGTGTTCTCAAGATCTTGGTGGACCGATGTTTGGTAGACGTTGAGGTTAAAGAGGAAAACGGGATTCATAGTTGGAAAGTGAAAATCCATGATTTGCTCAGAGATATGGTGGTACACGTCGCTGAGATCGATCAGAATAGCTTGTTCCTTGGAGGTCAGAGTTTAACATGGTTTCCATCCTCTGCACATAAAAATGTACATTGGGTGAGGATATCACTGATGCATAACCGTATCAGATGTCTGCCTGACAAATTTTATTGCAGGAACTTGGTAACTCTGTTGTTGAACTCGAATACGATTGAAGAGGTTCCGGAGGGCTTTCTGCAGCATCAGGGTATGTTAAAGGTACTTGATCTCAGCAACACGCCCATCAAATTCTTGCCAATGTCCATCAATCATTTATACGATCTCCTGTATCTCCAGCTTTCCAGTACCCAGATTAGGGTACTCCATGATCAAACATTTGAGCTGAGTAGAGTGCAGTTTTTAGACCTTTCTTTCTCCCCTCTCATCTGTATTCAATCCATGATACAGGAGATGAAAAGTCTCCAAATTCTCAAGTTAGCCCACTGTTATGATTTGGAGTTCCTTTCACCCGCCATATCACAGGtcagtggtttggaagagcttgacATGTGGAAGACGCTGTTTGCATTTTCATGTGAGCTCGAAACAGGTGAAGAAATAAAGAAGGCTTCTTTGCAAGATGTATGCAAACTCCATCGTCTCAAGCGTCTGCGTCTAACACTAAAATCCCCATTAGAGGAGAGAACAGTGGGGAATCTGCTGGAGCTTCAAGAACTTTGGCTACTTTGGATGCCCCAAGTCCGTCAAACATATCTACCCACTGATATGCGGGTCATGCCCAACTTGGAGAGGCTCCACCTATATGATTGTCACATTGAGGGAACCTCTGAATTATTCTCAGAATTACAAAATCTCAACTACTTAAAGCTTAAATCTTCTCAATTACTGCTCACTCTTTCTGGATTAGGCTTGGGCAGATTATCCAATTTAAAGGAAATAGATATTGAGGAATGCCTTCTGCTCACGGAGTTGGGAGAAGAATTTGGGAGGAAAGGCTGCTTTCCAGCGCTGCGCAAGCTCAAACTGTGGATGTTACCTTCTCTGGAGAGTCTGCCTAGCTCTGTCGAAGAGGGGGCTCTCCCCATGTTGCAGATTTTGTCTATATTCCATTGCATGAAGGTTAAAGTACTACCACGGGGACTTGACAATCTCAAGTCTCTGGAAAAGATCAGAGGGGATAAGGAATGGCGGAATGAAATTAGCTGGGAAGATGAAGAGATGAGGAACCCTAACCTTCATTCTAAGTACGTTGAAATCCTGGAAATCCATGAAAATTATCATGTTTAA